The Euphorbia lathyris chromosome 8, ddEupLath1.1, whole genome shotgun sequence genome has a window encoding:
- the LOC136203888 gene encoding uncharacterized protein — MGLIDYLDTILVPFSFLLMLGYHAYLWHCFKHKPSQTTIGIDALRRKNWLSSLKEGNDKKSILVIQSLRNAQMGTIFTASIAILINLSLAALTNNIYKASHLLNSSAYFGIQTGKIDALKFGSGCVFLLVSFLCSSMGLGCMIDANFLLNVPSIELGFSSSYAENVFERGFLLSLIGNRVLCVTFPLVVWLLGPLPVALSSMALVRALYELDFSVKCNDKI; from the exons ATGGGTTTAATCGATTATCTTGATACAATATTAGTTCCTTTTAGTTTTCTCCTAATGTTAGGATATCATGCATATCTATGGCATTGTTTCAAGCACAAACCTTCTCAAACTACTATTGGAATCGATGctttgaggaggaagaattGGCTTTCTTCCTTAAAAGAG GGAAATGACAAGAAAAGCATTCTGGTAATTCAAAGCTTGAGAAACGCACAAATGGGAACAATATTTACAGCTTCAATAGCAATTCTAATCAACCTATCATTGGCAGCATTGACGAACAACATCTATAAAGCAAGCCATCTTCTAAACAGCAGTGCATATTTCGGGATACAAACAGGCAAAATAGATGCTCTAAAATTCGGTTCAGGATGTGTTTTTCTGCTAGTTAGTTTCCTGTGCAGTTCAATGGGGCTAGGATGCATGATAGATGCTAATTTCTTGCTAAATGTGCCTTCCATTGAGTTGGGGTTTTCGTCTTCTTATGCAGAAAATGTATTTGAAAGAGGGTTTTTGCTGTCACTAATTGGGAATAGAGTTCTCTGCGTCACTTTTCCTTTGGTTGTATGGTTGCTTGGTCCTTTGCCTGTAGCCTTGTCCTCCATGGCACTTGTTCGGGCTTTATATGAGCTTGATTTTTCTGTCAAATGCAATGATAAAATCTAA